In the Ovis aries strain OAR_USU_Benz2616 breed Rambouillet chromosome 18, ARS-UI_Ramb_v3.0, whole genome shotgun sequence genome, AGAGTCCTTTAGGGACCTCCAGCAGGTCAGAGGGTCCCCCTCCCACCGAGGTCAATGTCTGCCCACCGTCCATTGGCCCGGGGGGAGGAGCTGGGACTAGGCAGCCCTGAACTAGATGGTGCTTCCCCAGCCATCTCCCAGTTGGAGCGCTGGATGGCTGGCCTGTGCCCTTGTACTGGGCAGGGCGATCAAAATTAATATAGATTAGTTGATTGCAGATcaattgtaaattaactgtatttaatttttttttaaaaaaggattaggCTCTGGATTCAGACACCTCTGGGCTGGGAGCCCAGCTCTGCaccttgctagctgtgtgacgtTGGGCAGCTTACTccacctctctgggccccagctcCTGGTATAACGTGGGGAGCATTACGGGAGAAAGTGCAAATGTGCAGGACGAGGCCCAGCCTGCCTGTCTGCACCCCCTCAGGATGGCAGTTATTGCTATTTAGATGCACCCGCTCCTTGAAGCCCTGTCTGGCAGCCCCCTAAGTGAGTGTCTGCTCTGTTTCTAGAAAGGATTGAGGCCAAAGGGGTGAAGCAATGTGTCTAAAGCCCCAGATGGGGGACttcccggcagtccagtggttaggactctgcactttcactgccaagggctcgggttccatccctcCTCAGGGGAACTGAGCCCGCACAAGCTGCTCAGTTCAGCCAAAAACAGGAACCATAGATGGAGGTGGTGGGATGCCCCAGGGCCCAAGTGGTCTCCGTGCCCGAGCCCCCACCATCGTGCCCTCCTTCTCCAAAGTGCAGAGGCAGAGCTCCCTGGATGAGAAGGTATTCCAGCACCCAGACTGGAGGAAGGGGAAGGCCCGGTACTGGTTTGGGGCAGGTTCCCTCCGCCGTCGGCCTTGGCTGGCCCTGCACAGCCCTGGAATTCCCACAATTCTTGCCACATGACCCGCTCTGTCCCTGATGGGACTGTATGTGGAACAAGGCTGTTTTCCGGGAAACTGTGCTGTGGAGGAGAAGAGCCCGGGTTTCCAGGTCGGGAAAGTCCCGGGTCTGAAGCAGTTCATCTTGCATCACCACCAAAAACTGCTGCCAGAAACTGCTGCCAAAAACTGCTGTGGAAAGTCTGACAGGCCTaatcccaccccctaccccacctcctgccgcctcagtttccctttctgCAGGGGTGGATCACCCTGTCTGCCTTGCAGGGCTGCTGCAGGGGCAAGTTGAAGCCGTGCTGTATGAGTCACAACTTGGTGTATTTACTCTTGGGTGGTGGGGCAGGCCCTGTTATGGGTCACCCCAGTTACCAAGGAGGTCCGTTCCCCTCTGCTCCCctttcccagccctgccctgctcccttccTTAGGGTCAGCCGCATACCCCTCCACCGGTCCTCACCTGGCTTCCCCAACGGTCAAGGCGCCCAGGTGGGTGCTGCCTCTCTGGATGGTGGTGGTGCCCAGTGACTGGTGAGCTGAGTTCCAAACTGTTGACCATGGGGGCGTTTTAAGCCTCTCTGAACTAGTTACGTGAGATGAGGAAAATAGCACCCCTCCTGGAAGGCAGTGGGGAAGTGATGGGATGGGCACTCAGGAAGGGCCCAGGAAACGGAAGCTTCTGTGGTGCTGGCCTCACCCCACTTGGGGAGCAGGAAGTGTGCGGTGGAGCTTCAAAGCTCAAGTTTCCTGTCTGagctgctgtgtgacctcagatagGCTTGTGCCTCCTTGGGCCACTTGTCCCTCCAACCTGGGAAAGGGCTTGAGGGGGCACTGTGGTTTCTGTAGACCTGAGCCCCCCAAGGTCATAATCGGTGTCTGGCCCTGCCTGCCTCGTGGTCCCAGCGGGAGCAGCCCTGTTTCTGCTCATCGCGTTCCTCTGGGACCCCAAGCCACAGGAGTTGAGAGAAGAGCCGAGCAGAACGGAGGATGGGGCTGGGGTGGATTCCTGCCTCAGCCCAGCCCCTAGCGCCCTGTGACTGTTCTGGACATCAGTTCTCACTCTGTGCAATGGACCAGCAGCCGAGCTCTGCCCCCACCCTCAGGGTCCCCGGGGAGGTGGCCCCAGACAGGAACAAAGAGGCCggcaagaagaagaagaattggAAAGACCGGGTCACCAACTTCTTCAccaaagggaggaaaaagaagggTCAGCCCAGCTTAGCAGAGACTGAGAGTGAGCCTGAGTCCAGTCCGCCGCCGCCTGCCCAGCTGCCCACAGGTAGGCGGGAGCCCCTTCCCCAGGCGGGCAGGATCTGTGTAGGATGGGGGCTCATTGGAGTGGATACCCCAGTCAGCCGGGACAGAGGGGGCAGGGCACGTGGGCGTCGAAGGGCCTCCCGTTCCTGCTTTCATCTGCTGCCCCCTGATCTCAGGATCTGAGCCTGGTGTCCCCTGCCCGGGCTGGGACACCCCGCATATTTTGGGGGTCTCGGCCCCTGGGAGGTGACCGGGGCGGGGAGCGGGTCTCAGAACCCCAGGCCGCGCTAACGCCGCGTTCTGGCCTCAGTGGAGGAGCTCAAGGCCGACCTGGAGCGCGGGCGGCTGGAGGCGGCGGGGCCGCTGCTGGCgctggagctggagctgcagGAGGCCGCGGCGGCGGGCCTCGCGAGCGAGGAGGAGCTGGTGCGGCGCCAGAGCGAGGTGGAGGCGCTGTACGCGCTGCTGCGCGACCAGGTGCTAGGGCTGCTGCGCCGGCCGCTGGAAGCGGCGCCCGAGCGGCTGCGCCAGGCGCTGGCCGTGCTGGCCGAGCAGGAGCGCCAGGaccgcgcggcggcggcggcggcggcggggccccCGGGGAGCCCGGGGCTGGCGGCCACGCGGCCCCGAGGCTGGCTGCAGCTGTGGCGGGACGGCGTGGCGCAGGCGGCCGCGGAGCGCCTGAGCCGGCGGCCGGCCGCGGACGCCGAGGGCCGCACGGAGGCCGAGCGCGCCTTCCTGCACATGGGCCGCACCATGAAGGAGGACCTGGAGGCCGTGGTGGAGCGCCTCAAGCCGCTCTCCCCCGCCGACTTCAGCGTGGTGGCCGCCTACGCCGAGAGCTACCACGCGGAATTCGCGGCCCAGCTGGCGGCCCTGACGCAGTTGGAGCTGTGCCGGAGAGACACCTACATGCTGCTGTTCTGGGTGCAGAACCTCTACCCCAAGTGAGCTCGGGCGCCGGGTGCCGGGCAGGCGTTCCCCAGGCGGGCAGGGCCTGGGTGTCACCAAGTGCAGGGAGTCCGCTGGGAGAACGGCCCAGGCCGGCCTGGAATCAAAGGGGCAGGGCCTCCGCTGGGCCTGCTTTGCCCCGGGAATCCTTAGTCTCTCTGGCCTTAGCTGCATCccacagttggggaaactgaggcacagagaatggGGGCTAGGACCTCATCTTTCTTTCCTGAGTTTCCAGTCTGGGTTAGGGGGTGAAGCCGCCTGTGATCAAGAGTCAGGAAGGGCTGTGGCCAGGAGCAGGAGCCCTGACCTTGCCTAAGTCAGCCCAGGAAGCCAGCTCGGAGGAGAAGGTTCAGGATTCTACCTGCCGCAGGAGGCATTGGCCCTGGTCCGGGGCCGCTGACAGTCTAACAGAAGTAAGGGATTTAgcggggggtggggttgggaagGACAGGCCGGGAGAGGGAGAGGCGGGGTGGTGTTCCCAGCAAAGGGAGCAGCCCTGCATGGCCCAAGGCTGAGCTGGGAGGCCTTCTGGGAGCAGTGTGGTTCAAAGCAGGCCCAGGGAGCACTCCCAGGCGGGATGGGGAGCACTAGGCCTGTTGGGGAAATCCCCACTGTGCACGGTGTCCcccagtggcagagctgagttcTGGCCACCGAGGCCTGGAGCTCCCAGTTTGGACGGTGCCTGTTGGTGCCGTGGAGAATCCCTGGTACCAACTGGATTCAGATCCGGGCATCCCCTGATGCACCCAGACCCCATGCATCCCTGAGCATGTTGCTGCCAgtatcttggctttctctgcccaccgAAGCTGCATAAGAAAATCCGGAGACAGAGGCAAGAACACAGCAGGCtcctgcctccagaactgtgtcCCTGCCTCCATGAGGAACCTAGGGGATCCTATAGCTGGGGGCTCGCAGTGTGTGGTTGGAGATGAACAGAGGCGTAAGGATCCTGCGTGCTTCTCCTCACGCTTTTTCAAAAACAATCATCAGGCTGGCGTTGGGTAGCCCGGTAATTTGGGTCTGGTAGTCTGTTGGCCCAGTCGTTGGGTCCGTTGTCTTTTCTGGACTGTAGTGAGACGTTCTTTCTATAATGCAGAGGAGAGAAAAACTCAAAGAGGTGGTTTGCAGAGAGGGTGCTGTGAAGGTGAGCCCTGGAAACAGAATGTTTTGAGGGGACTATAGGTGCAGCATGTAATTCTCAAATGAGGTTTAATCTTTTGATAAAGAAACTTAGTTACAGAAGGCAGATCAGGAACAGGTAAAGAACTGGAGGGAAAAAACAGCACAAcacctcttttttcttcttttttcccttattttactGCAACAAGCATGTCTGTCATTCATACAAGCTGGGTGGGGAGAGACTTAAACTGCAGTGTGGATCGATTCAGGGGGTTCTGGTAGGGGCTGGCCCCGGCCTGTAGCATAAAGCCTGCAGGAAGCCTGGAGATGTAGACCGTGTGAGCGATGTCTGAGGCTCTCAGGGATGTCAGTGGTCTCGGTTGGTGCTGGTGGGTCAGCCTCTAGCAGGGGCCCAAGGAAGGACCAGGTGAGGGTGGTGGGTGAGGAGTCAAGCAGGGCAGGGAAGCTGGCCCAGGGCAggggataccagagtgggttccTTCTTGTTGGTCCTGACTCACCAGGAAGTGCCGGGCCTGTCCCCTCTGCCCCTCCACCTTCCTGTCCCGGTGACCTCTGGGGCTTTAACCTGGGGCCCCCTGGGGTCAGTGCAGCCTGACGCTGAGCCCTGAGAGGGGGAGACCAGGGTGGGTCCGTGGAGGCTGGTGTCGCCAGAAGTCTGGGGAGCAAAGGGACACAGCACATCCAGCCTGGGTGGAGAGGGGGTGGTGGCGGGGGCAGAAAAGGCTATTCTTGAGCCTCCGGGCAGACAAAGGCCCTAAGGAAGTGCCAGGGCTGGGCAGTCCCCTGGGGGCTCTGGGACCCAATGGAAGCACCACAAGGATGGGTGGATATGCCTCCGTCCAGGGTGAGGTCAGGGAGGGGAAGACAGCCCCTCCTGCTGGGACTGGCCCTCCTCTGGGGGCAGCAGAGCCTGTCTGAGGggaaggcagggcagggctggtgggATGCAGTGGGAGCACGGTGGGGGATggtgggaaggagacagagggtgagaaggggagggggagcccTCGGCGCAGGGTGATCAGACCGGAAATGTGGTTCTGCCActgcagggggaggggggacTGCTGGAGGCAAGGcagggagccctggaggagggtccTTCGGTGTGCCAGGCAGGAGATGGGGGCTGGGCCACGGGGTGCCTCTGGCCGGGAGGCTCGAGGCTGATGGGTTTCGGGAGCCTAACCTGGAGTAAGAGTGGATGCGGGAGAGAGTGAACGGAGGCAGGGTGATCCGGGGTTCGGGGCCTGGATAGAACTGAGAtggagaggcagggctgggaggcacTGGAGGGAAGGCAACTGAACCTGTGCAGGGCTCTGGCCGGGGTGGGGGCGGCACGGCGCTGGTTTTCCTCACGCCAGCCCCTCTGCCCACAGCGACATCCTCAATAGCCCCAAGCTGGCACCTGAGCTGCAGGGAGTCAGACTGGGGACCCTCCTGCCCAAGACCCAGATCCGACTGCTAGAGGCCACGTTCCTCTCCAGCGAGGTGGTGAGTCCAGGGCCGGTGCTGAGCGGGGCTGAGGGGGCGCGGGTAGACAGTACGGCTgggcagggagcctggcagggatGCCCCCGTGGGCTTTGCGCTACCCTGAGTGGGCCCATCCTCCCCGCCAGGCCAGTGTGAGGGAGCTGATGGCCCGAGCTCTGGAGCTGGAGTCGGAGCGCTGGACCAAGGATGAGGCCCCACAGAGGCTGGACGGCTGCTGCCACAGTGAGCTGGCCATCGACATCATCCAGGTAGCACCTGCTGCCCTGCCCGCACTGGCCTCATCCCTGTGTGCAGATGTGCCtaccactgagcacacacccccTTGCTCCATGTCTTACCAgtgcccacccctgccccagccctagaGCAGGTGGGCTTCTGCTCAGTTTCACCCCCGACCCCGACCCCTGCAGATCATCTCCCAGACACAGGCCAAGGCCGAGAACATCACCCTGGACCTGGGCACGCAGATAAAGCCTTTGCTGTTGGAAGAGCTGGCCAGATTCCTCAGGAGGTGAGTGATGGGCATGCACCCCCAGCATGGGGCTAGGGGCTGAGGGGTCCCTGCCGCCCCCTCTCTcagagccccagcccctcccttggGCCCCACGTGGGGGGTCTTAGCTAGACCAGCGCCCCCTCCCGGCCACTAGGGTGTCTGTTATTATGAGCAGGAGTCCTTGTCCCCCTGCACCACCCACCAGGGCACTGAGAGCCTCAGGTCATCTGACCTCCCCCCCCAACCGCGCTCAGCAAAGCCCCGGAAGAGCAGCCTCCAACTGCAAAGATGCCCCCCAAGGGACCGAGGCCCTGGCCCCCCTTCAGGTGATGCCCCCGGTCAGCGCCCCGAGTTCTCTTGGGTAACCGCCTCCCCACTTCTGCCTGCAGCTCTAGAGGGGCCTGGAGCTCTGCAGCGCCCTCTCCGGGAGCTCTGCAGGGGCCCTGGCCGCGCCGGGCTGAGCGTGTGAAGCTAGTTCCGGGATGCCTACTGCGCCCGCCCGCGTGTGGAGCGGGAGGCTGGCCGGGCGGCGGCGAGGCTGCCCTTGTCCCAGTGTTTGTGCTGCTCCTACGTGTGCCCTTTCCCTTCCACCAGCTACCAGCGCGCCTTTGATGACTTTCTGGAGCGATGCAGACAGCTGCGAAATTACAGGGCCAATGTCATCGCTAACATCAACAACTGCCTCCCTTTCCGGTAAGGGCGCTGGGCAGTGGGGGGAGTCACTGCGGCTGCCTGCCTGTGTTGGTCGGGGGCGGCGGCGGAGGCGTGGGGCGGGGGGGCCTGGGCCGGGAAGCCGGCGGGTGGCGAgggcgggagggggtgggggtgcagagggCCGGGCCGGGGGGAGGtgcctgggatgggggaggaggagcagCCTAAGCAGGGATGCTGAATTAAAATGAGCAGGGTGGAGAGGAAATGCCCGGGCTTACAGGGCAACAGCAAGCATTTGTCTAGTGCTGGCGGGTCAGGCGCTCACGCACAGGGTTTCATTTATGCTGTCAGCAACCTTGTTAAGCAGATACAGTGACTGTGTCCATTGAACCATGAGCATCCTGAGCTATGGAGAGGCTGAGCCACTTGTCCTCAGTTAGAACAGGATGTGGTGTTAGGCGGGTGTTAGGTGGGAAGGCTGGGTCCCACCTGGGAGCCTGGATGGAGTGCCTTGGTCCTTGCTCCcactgggacagaggagccagggagggTTCTAGAGCGATGGTTTAGGGAGATTTTCCTGGGGCTCCTGGGATCTCTTGGTTTAGGGCTGCAGGCTGGGCGGGGCTGTCATgacctccctgcctcctgtgctTCCAGGACTTCTGTGGAGCAGAGGTGGCAGACACCACCTGATCTCCAGAGCTCCCTGCTGAGCCCCCTGAATGAGCTAAAGGGCCGAGGCTTTGATACCCTGCTCCAGAGCCTGTTTGGGGACCTGAAGGTAGTCCAGCCTCCTGCCCCCTGGCACGTGTTGAGTCTAATGCTGGGGGCAATGGGGGAGGGCCAGGAAGTGTTGGGTCGGGGGTGGTCGGCAGTAACGAAGACTTGGCTCGAGGAGGCTCGGCATGGGGCAGCTGCAGGGAGGCTGGTGGCCCCCGTGATGGGGACATGACTTGCCCTTGACTTGACTCCCCTCTTCATCCTCGGGCTTGGCCTCAGAGGGCCGCTTAGGGCCCTGGGGTGCGGACGAGAAGCCTCAGTGCCCCTCCCTGTTTGGTTTCCACCTAGTCCTCAAGTTTGCCTGTAGTTTCCCCTGATGGCCCTAGGTCCTCCTGCAGGACCCTGCCTCCCAGCCAGGACACTCAGAGCCTCTGGCGGCTCCCACCATATCTGCAGGGGCCAGGGCATTCCCAGAGACCCTAGTGCCTGTACCGCAGGAGGAAGCTGGCTTcctaggggagggagagggggcacTCCCTGCCTGCCCCGCTCCGGTGGAGGCCCCCTTCACCCCAGTGCCCCACGGCTGCGAAAGGCCAGGCGGTGACCCTGGATGACTCGGCAGGGTCATCATCATCATAGGCCCAGCCAAGCACTGGGCTGTGTTTATgcaggaatttatttatttaagaggGAGATGGTGGAGAAGGCCTCAGGGCAGGCAGATGGCAGTCCCTGCTGGTCAGCCTTGGAGAAGGGGACGCAGACCTGGCCTCCACTTCCTGCTGGAG is a window encoding:
- the LOC105605780 gene encoding tumor necrosis factor alpha-induced protein 2-like, which translates into the protein MGLGWIPASAQPLAPCDCSGHQFSLCAMDQQPSSAPTLRVPGEVAPDRNKEAGKKKKNWKDRVTNFFTKGRKKKGQPSLAETESEPESSPPPPAQLPTVEELKADLERGRLEAAGPLLALELELQEAAAAGLASEEELVRRQSEVEALYALLRDQVLGLLRRPLEAAPERLRQALAVLAEQERQDRAAAAAAAGPPGSPGLAATRPRGWLQLWRDGVAQAAAERLSRRPAADAEGRTEAERAFLHMGRTMKEDLEAVVERLKPLSPADFSVVAAYAESYHAEFAAQLAALTQLELCRRDTYMLLFWVQNLYPNDILNSPKLAPELQGVRLGTLLPKTQIRLLEATFLSSEVASVRELMARALELESERWTKDEAPQRLDGCCHSELAIDIIQIISQTQAKAENITLDLGTQIKPLLLEELARFLRSYQRAFDDFLERCRQLRNYRANVIANINNCLPFRTSVEQRWQTPPDLQSSLLSPLNELKGRGFDTLLQSLFGDLKPLFKRFTQTRWAAPQQILEEIISTVAERMPEFSDLQDCFREELLEAVHLHLVKEYVTRLCKRRLVLKTAEQQQQLAGLVQANAQHIQQFCTQSGSRATWLHHALPKLAEIIRLQDPSAIKIEVATYATLYPDFSKGHLSAILAIKGNLSSSDAKSIRSVLDINTGAHKPSKALFSLIKVGYLFPWPDLLRSTWRAWDTTPFGGRQTGTSVTAPRSPSGCRAFCYCCCPGVAEEWAPEPLELEQLCPDDPSCGAGAVGGSSVNESGACMP